Proteins encoded by one window of Antechinus flavipes isolate AdamAnt ecotype Samford, QLD, Australia chromosome 4, AdamAnt_v2, whole genome shotgun sequence:
- the G0S2 gene encoding G0/G1 switch protein 2, with amino-acid sequence MESVQELIPFAKEMIAQKPNGKMVKLYVLGSVLAFFGVMIGLVETVCSPFYASRWLQEDEEAVVLAARLQESRRREALLEKSKQQEALGGRSLSHRQHAS; translated from the coding sequence ATGGAAAGTGTTCAGGAGCTGATCCCTTTCGCCAAAGAAATGATTGCCCAGAAGCCAAATGGGAAGATGGTGAAGTTATATGTGCTGGGCAGCGTGCTGGCCTTTTTTGGAGTCATGATTGGCTTGGTGGAGACTGTATGCAGCCCCTTCTATGCCAGCAGATGGCTTCAGGAGGATGAGGAGGCAGTAGTATTGGCTGCCAGGCTCCAGGAGTCCAGGAGAAGGGAAGCCCTGCTGGAGAAAAGCAAGCAACAAGAAGCTCTGGGGGGTCGGAGCCTCTCCCATCGCCAACATGCCTCCTAA